From one Malus sylvestris chromosome 1, drMalSylv7.2, whole genome shotgun sequence genomic stretch:
- the LOC126628746 gene encoding cadmium/zinc-transporting ATPase HMA3-like isoform X3, translated as MIAFSFPSFKSALNQARLEANVRVYGAGDIYKKTWPSPYAIGSGVLLVLSFLKYAYRPLGWLALGAVAVGIFPVALKCFASIRNFRFHDINILVIIAVIGTIALKDYTEAASIVFLFTIAEWLQSSAGYRAKAVMSSLMSMAPQKAVLAESGEVVDVDEVKLNTILAVKAGETIPIDGIVVEGKAEVDEKTLTGESFPVAKEKDSTVWAGTINLNGYISVKTTSLAEDCAVAKMAKLVEEAQNSKTRTQRFIDKCAMFYTPAVLVISVSIAVIPAALHVHNWSKWFHLALVVLVSACPCGLILSTPVVTFCTLTKAATSGLLIKGGDYIEILAKVKIMAFDKTGTITRGEFVVMDFQSLRDDISLNTLLYWVSSIERKSSHPMADALVDYGRSFSVKPNPESVEEFQNFPGEGIHGRIDGQDIYIGNRKIALRAACEIVPTIEGSKGGKTIGYIYSGGAPAGVFTISDACRSGAAEALKELKKLGIKTAMLTGDSNAAALHTNEQLKQALEVVQAELLPEDKARIIKEFKMEGNTAMVGDGINDAPALATADIGISMGISGSALAQETGNIILLSNDIRKLPKAVQLARRAKRKVIENVALSITTKASILALGFAGHPLVWAAVLADVGTCMLVIFNSMLLLQGTNKHGGKTSAPHGHKHGSHGHSHSHKNQHCCSDSKPVKACKPQKCSSQKCGSECHPSPLTSSLPCKLKCSDDLHEARHCDETSCIKVSHDLESQNKHNHDCLSHHNLSSCAEGDKLHEAKHCNHSASSLVEIQKLTSKGHCHTTHCGKEHSRNEGDGVHEEKHCNYSAFALHESEKLTSSVHCHSSRCGKEHVRKEGDAIHEPKHCNHSTFSLEESRKLTSTGHCHSTQCGEDHIHNESLGETFATRCDHQHHHNQDKQSAPHHTTTDVVAGCDHTESAATNSCIGSRTAEKEACCSELVAIHACVLEKREVGGCCKSYMKECCGGHGHIGSSFQGCFSEITIE; from the exons ATGATAGCCTTCTCATTTCCCAGCTTCAAATCG GCACTAAACCAAGCAAGGCTAGAAGCAAATGTGAGAGTGTATGGGGCAGGGGACATTTACAAGAAAACGTGGCCAAGTCCATATGCAATTGGTAGTGGCGTGTTACTGGTTCTATCATTTCTCAAGTACGCATATCGGCCATTAGGGTGGTTGGCCCTTGGAGCCGTGGCCGTTGGCATTTTCCCCGTTGCTTTGAAATGTTTTGCGTCTATTCGGAATTTCAGGTTTCATGACATCAACATTCTTGTTATCATTGCCG TAATTGGGACAATTGCTTTGAAGGACTATACAGAAGCTGCCTCGATTGTCTTTCTGTTCACCATTGCAGAGTGGCTCCAGTCTTCTGCAGGTTACAGG GCAAAAGCAGTGATGTCGTCGTTGATGAGCATGGCGCCCCAAAAAGCAGTCTTAGCAGAGAGTGGAGAAGTTGTGGATGTTGATGAGGTTAAGTTGAACACAATTCTTGCTGTTAAGGCTGGCGAAACTATACCGATTGATGGAATAGTTGTTGAAGGAAAAGCTGAAGTGGATGAGAAAACACTAACTGGAGAATCCTTTCCAGTTGCCAAAGAAAAGGACTCCACTGTTTGGGCAGGCACTATCAATCTTAATG GTTATATTAGCGTGAAAACTACATCATTGGCTGAAGATTGTGCGGTCGCCAAAATGGCAAAACTTGTCGAAGAGGCTCAAAACAGCAAAACCAGAACTCAAAGATTCATTGACAAATGTGCAATGTTCTATACCCCAG CGGTCCTGGTCATTTCTGTTTCTATCGCGGTGATTCCAGCTGCATTACATGTTCACAATTGGAGCAAGTGGTTTCACTTAGCTTTGGTTGTTTTAGTGAGCGCTTGTCCGTGCGGTCTCATCCTCTCTACACCCGTTGTGACTTTCTGCACGCTCACAAAAGCGGCAACATCTGGACTTCTGATCAAAGGAGGTGACTACATTGAGATTCTTGCTAAAGTCAAGATCATGGCTTTTGACAAAACTGGTACAATAACAaggggtgaatttgtggtgatGGATTTTCAATCTCTTCGTGATGACATTAGCTTGAACACATTGCTTTACTG GGTTTCAAGCATTGAGAGGAAGTCAAGTCATCCAATGGCAGATGCGCTGGTTGACTATGGAAGATCGTTTTCGGTTAAGCCTAACCCTGAAAGTGTGGAggagtttcaaaattttcccGGGGAAGGTATCCATGGGAGAATTGATGGACAAGATATCTACATTGGAAACAGAAAAATAGCTTTGAGAGCTGCTTGTGAAATAG TTCCAACAATTGAAGGTTCGAAAGGTGGGAAGACGATTGGATACATATACTCTGGGGGAGCCCCTGCTGGAGTCTTTACAATATCTGATGCTTGTCGATCTGGGGCTGCAGAGGCTCTCAAGGAGCTAAAGAAGTTAGGCATTAAAACAGCTATGCTCACAGGAGATAGTAATGCTGCCGCATTGCATACAAATGAGCAG CTTAAGCAAGCTCTCGAGGTAGTCCAGGCAGAACTTCTACCTGAAGACAAGGCAAGAATCATTAAAGAATTTAAAATGGAAGGAAACACAGCAATGGTTGGAGACGGGATCAATGATGCCCCTGCTTTAGCTACAGCCGATATTGGTATCTCAATGGGCATTTCAGGATCAGCCCTTGCTCAAGAAACTGGGAATATAATTTTACTgtcaaatgacattaggaaactACCGAAAGCAGTCCAACTTGCGAGAAGAGCTAAAAGAAAAGTGATTGAGAATGTGGCTTTGTCCATCACTACTAAGGCGAGTATCCTTGCACTGGGATTTGCAGGGCATCCGCTTGTTTGGGCTGCAGTTCTTGCTGATGTCGGGACATGCATGCTTGTGATATTCAACAGCATGCTACTCTTACAAGGAACCAACAAGCATGGAGGGAAAACTTCTGCACCGCATGGCCATAAACATGGAAGCCATGGACATAGCCATTCTCACAAAAACCAACATTGTTGCTCGGACAGCAAACCCGTAAAAGCCTGTAAACCTCAAAAGTGTTCCTCGCAGAAATGCGGATCAGAGTGCCATCCTAGTCCCTTAACTTCAAGCTTGCCCTGTAAGCTTAAGTGCAGTGATGACTTACACGAGGCACGACACTGTGATGAAACAAGCTGCATCAAAGTCAGTCATGATCTCGAGTCACAGAATAAACACAATCATGATTGTTTGAGTCACCATAATTTGAGCTCATGCGCAGAAGGTGATAAACTTCACGAGGCAAAACACTGCAATCATTCCGCTTCTTCTTTGGTGGAAATTCAAAAGTTGACAAGTAAAGGTCATTGCCACACGACCCACTGCGGCAAAGAGCACAGCAGAAATGAAGGTGATGGAGTCCATGAGGAAAAACACTGCAATTattctgcttttgctttgcaCGAAAGCGAAAAGTTGACAAGTAGTGTTCATTGCCACTCAAGCCGCTGTGGAAAGGAGCATGTTAGAAAGGAAGGTGATGCAATCCATGAGCCAAAACACTGCAACCATTCTACTTTTTCCTTGGAGGAAAGCAGAAAGTTGACAAGTACTGGTCATTGCCACTCAACTCAATGTGGCGAAGATCATATTCACAATGAATCGTTAGGAGAAACGTTTGCCACAAGATGTGATCATCAGCACCACCATAATCAAGATAAACAATCAGCCCCTCATCACACGACGACTGATGTTGTAGCGGGTTGCGACCACACAGAATCGGCTGCAACGAATTCTTGCATTGGCTCCCGGACAGCGGAAAAGGAAGCATGTTGCTCGGAATTAGTAGCAATTCATGCTTGTGTGTTGGAGAAAAGAGAAGTCGGTGGGTGCTGCAAAAGCTACATGAAGGAATGCTGTGGTGGTCATGGGCATATTGGTTCTAGCTTTCAGGGTTGTTTTTCAGAAATCACAATTGAATAG
- the LOC126628746 gene encoding cadmium/zinc-transporting ATPase HMA3-like isoform X5: MTSTFLLSLPDYTEAASIVFLFTIAEWLQSSAGYRAKAVMSSLMSMAPQKAVLAESGEVVDVDEVKLNTILAVKAGETIPIDGIVVEGKAEVDEKTLTGESFPVAKEKDSTVWAGTINLNGYISVKTTSLAEDCAVAKMAKLVEEAQNSKTRTQRFIDKCAMFYTPAVLVISVSIAVIPAALHVHNWSKWFHLALVVLVSACPCGLILSTPVVTFCTLTKAATSGLLIKGGDYIEILAKVKIMAFDKTGTITRGEFVVMDFQSLRDDISLNTLLYWVSSIERKSSHPMADALVDYGRSFSVKPNPESVEEFQNFPGEGIHGRIDGQDIYIGNRKIALRAACEIVPTIEGSKGGKTIGYIYSGGAPAGVFTISDACRSGAAEALKELKKLGIKTAMLTGDSNAAALHTNEQLKQALEVVQAELLPEDKARIIKEFKMEGNTAMVGDGINDAPALATADIGISMGISGSALAQETGNIILLSNDIRKLPKAVQLARRAKRKVIENVALSITTKASILALGFAGHPLVWAAVLADVGTCMLVIFNSMLLLQGTNKHGGKTSAPHGHKHGSHGHSHSHKNQHCCSDSKPVKACKPQKCSSQKCGSECHPSPLTSSLPCKLKCSDDLHEARHCDETSCIKVSHDLESQNKHNHDCLSHHNLSSCAEGDKLHEAKHCNHSASSLVEIQKLTSKGHCHTTHCGKEHSRNEGDGVHEEKHCNYSAFALHESEKLTSSVHCHSSRCGKEHVRKEGDAIHEPKHCNHSTFSLEESRKLTSTGHCHSTQCGEDHIHNESLGETFATRCDHQHHHNQDKQSAPHHTTTDVVAGCDHTESAATNSCIGSRTAEKEACCSELVAIHACVLEKREVGGCCKSYMKECCGGHGHIGSSFQGCFSEITIE; encoded by the exons ATGACATCAACATTCTTGTTATCATTGCCG GACTATACAGAAGCTGCCTCGATTGTCTTTCTGTTCACCATTGCAGAGTGGCTCCAGTCTTCTGCAGGTTACAGG GCAAAAGCAGTGATGTCGTCGTTGATGAGCATGGCGCCCCAAAAAGCAGTCTTAGCAGAGAGTGGAGAAGTTGTGGATGTTGATGAGGTTAAGTTGAACACAATTCTTGCTGTTAAGGCTGGCGAAACTATACCGATTGATGGAATAGTTGTTGAAGGAAAAGCTGAAGTGGATGAGAAAACACTAACTGGAGAATCCTTTCCAGTTGCCAAAGAAAAGGACTCCACTGTTTGGGCAGGCACTATCAATCTTAATG GTTATATTAGCGTGAAAACTACATCATTGGCTGAAGATTGTGCGGTCGCCAAAATGGCAAAACTTGTCGAAGAGGCTCAAAACAGCAAAACCAGAACTCAAAGATTCATTGACAAATGTGCAATGTTCTATACCCCAG CGGTCCTGGTCATTTCTGTTTCTATCGCGGTGATTCCAGCTGCATTACATGTTCACAATTGGAGCAAGTGGTTTCACTTAGCTTTGGTTGTTTTAGTGAGCGCTTGTCCGTGCGGTCTCATCCTCTCTACACCCGTTGTGACTTTCTGCACGCTCACAAAAGCGGCAACATCTGGACTTCTGATCAAAGGAGGTGACTACATTGAGATTCTTGCTAAAGTCAAGATCATGGCTTTTGACAAAACTGGTACAATAACAaggggtgaatttgtggtgatGGATTTTCAATCTCTTCGTGATGACATTAGCTTGAACACATTGCTTTACTG GGTTTCAAGCATTGAGAGGAAGTCAAGTCATCCAATGGCAGATGCGCTGGTTGACTATGGAAGATCGTTTTCGGTTAAGCCTAACCCTGAAAGTGTGGAggagtttcaaaattttcccGGGGAAGGTATCCATGGGAGAATTGATGGACAAGATATCTACATTGGAAACAGAAAAATAGCTTTGAGAGCTGCTTGTGAAATAG TTCCAACAATTGAAGGTTCGAAAGGTGGGAAGACGATTGGATACATATACTCTGGGGGAGCCCCTGCTGGAGTCTTTACAATATCTGATGCTTGTCGATCTGGGGCTGCAGAGGCTCTCAAGGAGCTAAAGAAGTTAGGCATTAAAACAGCTATGCTCACAGGAGATAGTAATGCTGCCGCATTGCATACAAATGAGCAG CTTAAGCAAGCTCTCGAGGTAGTCCAGGCAGAACTTCTACCTGAAGACAAGGCAAGAATCATTAAAGAATTTAAAATGGAAGGAAACACAGCAATGGTTGGAGACGGGATCAATGATGCCCCTGCTTTAGCTACAGCCGATATTGGTATCTCAATGGGCATTTCAGGATCAGCCCTTGCTCAAGAAACTGGGAATATAATTTTACTgtcaaatgacattaggaaactACCGAAAGCAGTCCAACTTGCGAGAAGAGCTAAAAGAAAAGTGATTGAGAATGTGGCTTTGTCCATCACTACTAAGGCGAGTATCCTTGCACTGGGATTTGCAGGGCATCCGCTTGTTTGGGCTGCAGTTCTTGCTGATGTCGGGACATGCATGCTTGTGATATTCAACAGCATGCTACTCTTACAAGGAACCAACAAGCATGGAGGGAAAACTTCTGCACCGCATGGCCATAAACATGGAAGCCATGGACATAGCCATTCTCACAAAAACCAACATTGTTGCTCGGACAGCAAACCCGTAAAAGCCTGTAAACCTCAAAAGTGTTCCTCGCAGAAATGCGGATCAGAGTGCCATCCTAGTCCCTTAACTTCAAGCTTGCCCTGTAAGCTTAAGTGCAGTGATGACTTACACGAGGCACGACACTGTGATGAAACAAGCTGCATCAAAGTCAGTCATGATCTCGAGTCACAGAATAAACACAATCATGATTGTTTGAGTCACCATAATTTGAGCTCATGCGCAGAAGGTGATAAACTTCACGAGGCAAAACACTGCAATCATTCCGCTTCTTCTTTGGTGGAAATTCAAAAGTTGACAAGTAAAGGTCATTGCCACACGACCCACTGCGGCAAAGAGCACAGCAGAAATGAAGGTGATGGAGTCCATGAGGAAAAACACTGCAATTattctgcttttgctttgcaCGAAAGCGAAAAGTTGACAAGTAGTGTTCATTGCCACTCAAGCCGCTGTGGAAAGGAGCATGTTAGAAAGGAAGGTGATGCAATCCATGAGCCAAAACACTGCAACCATTCTACTTTTTCCTTGGAGGAAAGCAGAAAGTTGACAAGTACTGGTCATTGCCACTCAACTCAATGTGGCGAAGATCATATTCACAATGAATCGTTAGGAGAAACGTTTGCCACAAGATGTGATCATCAGCACCACCATAATCAAGATAAACAATCAGCCCCTCATCACACGACGACTGATGTTGTAGCGGGTTGCGACCACACAGAATCGGCTGCAACGAATTCTTGCATTGGCTCCCGGACAGCGGAAAAGGAAGCATGTTGCTCGGAATTAGTAGCAATTCATGCTTGTGTGTTGGAGAAAAGAGAAGTCGGTGGGTGCTGCAAAAGCTACATGAAGGAATGCTGTGGTGGTCATGGGCATATTGGTTCTAGCTTTCAGGGTTGTTTTTCAGAAATCACAATTGAATAG
- the LOC126628746 gene encoding cadmium/zinc-transporting ATPase HMA3-like isoform X8, producing the protein MTSTFLLSLPAKAVMSSLMSMAPQKAVLAESGEVVDVDEVKLNTILAVKAGETIPIDGIVVEGKAEVDEKTLTGESFPVAKEKDSTVWAGTINLNGYISVKTTSLAEDCAVAKMAKLVEEAQNSKTRTQRFIDKCAMFYTPAVLVISVSIAVIPAALHVHNWSKWFHLALVVLVSACPCGLILSTPVVTFCTLTKAATSGLLIKGGDYIEILAKVKIMAFDKTGTITRGEFVVMDFQSLRDDISLNTLLYWVSSIERKSSHPMADALVDYGRSFSVKPNPESVEEFQNFPGEGIHGRIDGQDIYIGNRKIALRAACEIVPTIEGSKGGKTIGYIYSGGAPAGVFTISDACRSGAAEALKELKKLGIKTAMLTGDSNAAALHTNEQLKQALEVVQAELLPEDKARIIKEFKMEGNTAMVGDGINDAPALATADIGISMGISGSALAQETGNIILLSNDIRKLPKAVQLARRAKRKVIENVALSITTKASILALGFAGHPLVWAAVLADVGTCMLVIFNSMLLLQGTNKHGGKTSAPHGHKHGSHGHSHSHKNQHCCSDSKPVKACKPQKCSSQKCGSECHPSPLTSSLPCKLKCSDDLHEARHCDETSCIKVSHDLESQNKHNHDCLSHHNLSSCAEGDKLHEAKHCNHSASSLVEIQKLTSKGHCHTTHCGKEHSRNEGDGVHEEKHCNYSAFALHESEKLTSSVHCHSSRCGKEHVRKEGDAIHEPKHCNHSTFSLEESRKLTSTGHCHSTQCGEDHIHNESLGETFATRCDHQHHHNQDKQSAPHHTTTDVVAGCDHTESAATNSCIGSRTAEKEACCSELVAIHACVLEKREVGGCCKSYMKECCGGHGHIGSSFQGCFSEITIE; encoded by the exons ATGACATCAACATTCTTGTTATCATTGCCG GCAAAAGCAGTGATGTCGTCGTTGATGAGCATGGCGCCCCAAAAAGCAGTCTTAGCAGAGAGTGGAGAAGTTGTGGATGTTGATGAGGTTAAGTTGAACACAATTCTTGCTGTTAAGGCTGGCGAAACTATACCGATTGATGGAATAGTTGTTGAAGGAAAAGCTGAAGTGGATGAGAAAACACTAACTGGAGAATCCTTTCCAGTTGCCAAAGAAAAGGACTCCACTGTTTGGGCAGGCACTATCAATCTTAATG GTTATATTAGCGTGAAAACTACATCATTGGCTGAAGATTGTGCGGTCGCCAAAATGGCAAAACTTGTCGAAGAGGCTCAAAACAGCAAAACCAGAACTCAAAGATTCATTGACAAATGTGCAATGTTCTATACCCCAG CGGTCCTGGTCATTTCTGTTTCTATCGCGGTGATTCCAGCTGCATTACATGTTCACAATTGGAGCAAGTGGTTTCACTTAGCTTTGGTTGTTTTAGTGAGCGCTTGTCCGTGCGGTCTCATCCTCTCTACACCCGTTGTGACTTTCTGCACGCTCACAAAAGCGGCAACATCTGGACTTCTGATCAAAGGAGGTGACTACATTGAGATTCTTGCTAAAGTCAAGATCATGGCTTTTGACAAAACTGGTACAATAACAaggggtgaatttgtggtgatGGATTTTCAATCTCTTCGTGATGACATTAGCTTGAACACATTGCTTTACTG GGTTTCAAGCATTGAGAGGAAGTCAAGTCATCCAATGGCAGATGCGCTGGTTGACTATGGAAGATCGTTTTCGGTTAAGCCTAACCCTGAAAGTGTGGAggagtttcaaaattttcccGGGGAAGGTATCCATGGGAGAATTGATGGACAAGATATCTACATTGGAAACAGAAAAATAGCTTTGAGAGCTGCTTGTGAAATAG TTCCAACAATTGAAGGTTCGAAAGGTGGGAAGACGATTGGATACATATACTCTGGGGGAGCCCCTGCTGGAGTCTTTACAATATCTGATGCTTGTCGATCTGGGGCTGCAGAGGCTCTCAAGGAGCTAAAGAAGTTAGGCATTAAAACAGCTATGCTCACAGGAGATAGTAATGCTGCCGCATTGCATACAAATGAGCAG CTTAAGCAAGCTCTCGAGGTAGTCCAGGCAGAACTTCTACCTGAAGACAAGGCAAGAATCATTAAAGAATTTAAAATGGAAGGAAACACAGCAATGGTTGGAGACGGGATCAATGATGCCCCTGCTTTAGCTACAGCCGATATTGGTATCTCAATGGGCATTTCAGGATCAGCCCTTGCTCAAGAAACTGGGAATATAATTTTACTgtcaaatgacattaggaaactACCGAAAGCAGTCCAACTTGCGAGAAGAGCTAAAAGAAAAGTGATTGAGAATGTGGCTTTGTCCATCACTACTAAGGCGAGTATCCTTGCACTGGGATTTGCAGGGCATCCGCTTGTTTGGGCTGCAGTTCTTGCTGATGTCGGGACATGCATGCTTGTGATATTCAACAGCATGCTACTCTTACAAGGAACCAACAAGCATGGAGGGAAAACTTCTGCACCGCATGGCCATAAACATGGAAGCCATGGACATAGCCATTCTCACAAAAACCAACATTGTTGCTCGGACAGCAAACCCGTAAAAGCCTGTAAACCTCAAAAGTGTTCCTCGCAGAAATGCGGATCAGAGTGCCATCCTAGTCCCTTAACTTCAAGCTTGCCCTGTAAGCTTAAGTGCAGTGATGACTTACACGAGGCACGACACTGTGATGAAACAAGCTGCATCAAAGTCAGTCATGATCTCGAGTCACAGAATAAACACAATCATGATTGTTTGAGTCACCATAATTTGAGCTCATGCGCAGAAGGTGATAAACTTCACGAGGCAAAACACTGCAATCATTCCGCTTCTTCTTTGGTGGAAATTCAAAAGTTGACAAGTAAAGGTCATTGCCACACGACCCACTGCGGCAAAGAGCACAGCAGAAATGAAGGTGATGGAGTCCATGAGGAAAAACACTGCAATTattctgcttttgctttgcaCGAAAGCGAAAAGTTGACAAGTAGTGTTCATTGCCACTCAAGCCGCTGTGGAAAGGAGCATGTTAGAAAGGAAGGTGATGCAATCCATGAGCCAAAACACTGCAACCATTCTACTTTTTCCTTGGAGGAAAGCAGAAAGTTGACAAGTACTGGTCATTGCCACTCAACTCAATGTGGCGAAGATCATATTCACAATGAATCGTTAGGAGAAACGTTTGCCACAAGATGTGATCATCAGCACCACCATAATCAAGATAAACAATCAGCCCCTCATCACACGACGACTGATGTTGTAGCGGGTTGCGACCACACAGAATCGGCTGCAACGAATTCTTGCATTGGCTCCCGGACAGCGGAAAAGGAAGCATGTTGCTCGGAATTAGTAGCAATTCATGCTTGTGTGTTGGAGAAAAGAGAAGTCGGTGGGTGCTGCAAAAGCTACATGAAGGAATGCTGTGGTGGTCATGGGCATATTGGTTCTAGCTTTCAGGGTTGTTTTTCAGAAATCACAATTGAATAG